The window AAGCTTATTATCATACACTAGATCAAGTTATTTATCAAATATCTGGTTTGTTTAAGGTAAAGTCTGAATTGTTGTTTGAAGAGCCTCAAATTCAGAATATTATTAAAAATAGTCACGCAAGAATTGTAACTGTTAATACAGATTTTTTTGTGTTAGAAAAATCAGGAAAAAAAGAAGAAATAGCAGAGTTACATGAGCAATTAAGTGTTTATGGCATTATGCAATATACACGTTCTGGTCTTATAGCAGTAACTAAAGATGAGATGAGAATATCAGAATTATTAGAAACATACAACAACTAAAATAAAAAATAGAGTAAAGAAAATAGAGAAAAGAAAAAATACAGATAATCGAACACAATTAGTCTTTATTCTCTCCTCTTTTTTCTCTATTCTAATCAAACACAACTAAATAAAAAAAAATGTCAAATTATTTTAACACATTAACATTAAGAGAGAAATTAGAACAATTAGGAAAATGTCGTTTTATGGACGCTTCAGAATTTGAAGACGGAGTAGCAGCATTAAAAGGGAAGAAAATTGTTATTGTAGGTTGTGGTGCACAAGGTTTAAATCAAGGTTTAAATATGAGAGATTCTGGATTAGATATCTCTTATACTTTAAGACAAGCTGCAATAAGTGAAAAAAGACAGTCTTATATTAACGCAACATCTAATAATTTTACAGTTGGTACTTACGAAGAGTTATTACCAACTGCAGATGTTGTTATTAATTTAGCACCAGATAAGCAGCATACAAATGTTGTAAATGCTGTAATGCCTTTAATGAAGAAAGGAGCTACTTTATCGTATTCTCACGGTTTTAATATCGTAGAAGAAGGAATGCAAATTCGTGAAGACTTAACAGTAATTATGGTAGCACCAAAGTGCCCAGGTTCTGAAGTTAGAGAAGAATATAAAAGAGGATTTGGAGTGCCAACATTAACGGCAGTTCACCCAGAAAATGATCCAGAAGGAAAAGGTTGGGCACAAGCAAAAGCTTATGCAGTAGCAACTGGAGGTAACAGAGCAGGAGTTTTAGAATCTTCTTTTGTTGCTGAAGTAAAGTCTGATTTAATGGGAGAACAAACTATTTTATGTGGTTTGTTACAAACAGGAGCAATTTTATCTTTTGATAAAATGGTTGAAGAAGGAATTGAACCAGGTTATGCTGCAAAATTAATTCAGTATGGTTGGGAAACTGTAACGGAAGCTTTAAAGCATGGTGGAATTACCAATATGATGGACAGATTATCTAATCCTGCAAAAGTAGAAGCGTTTAGACTTTCTGAAGAATTAAAAGACATTATGCGTCCGTTGTTCCAGAAACATATGGATGATATTATGACTGGTCATTTTTCAAAAACCATGATGGAAGATTGGGCTAATGATGATATAAATCTATTAACTTGGAGAGCTGCAACAGGAGAAACTGCTTTTGAAAAACAAGTAATTACTTCTGATGAAATTCCAGAACAAGAATACTTTGATCATGGAACATTATTAGTTGCTTTTGTAAGATCTGGTGTAGAATTAGCCTTTGAGGCAATGACAGATTCTGGAATTATAGATGCATCTGCATATTATGAGTCTTTACACGAAACGCCATTAATTGCAAATACAATTGCAAGAATGAAATTAGCAGAAATGAACCGTGTAATTTCTGATACGGCAGAATATGGTTGTTATTTATTTGACCATGCTTGTAAGCCTTTATTAACAGACTTTATGAAGGATGTGAAAACGAATGTTATTGGTAAATCTTTTAGTTCAGAAAATGGAGTTGATAACCAAGAGTTAATTAGAATAAATGCTATTATTAGAAACCATCCAGTAGAAATAGTAGGAGCAAAATTAAGAGCTTCTATGACAGCAATGAAAGTAATTAAAACCGAAGCATAATTCCATTTATGGAAACCAAAACAACTTTTTTTCCAAGTATTAAAAATATAGAAGCTGCCTCTTTAAAATTAAAAGATGTAGCTTCTATTACTCCATTAACTCAAAATTTACAGAATTCAAAAAAGTTTGATGCCAATATTTTGTTTAAAAGGGAAGATTTACAAGTTGTACGCTCTTATAAAATTAGAGGAGCTTACAATAAAATAGCCTCTTTAACCGCTGAAGAAAAAGCGAATGGAATTGTTTGTGCAAGCGCAGGAAATCATGCACAAGGTGTAGCTTTATCGTGTAAATTACTCCAAATAAAAGGCACAATTTACATGCCTTTGCCTACTCCAAATCAGAAAATTGAACAAGTAAAAATGTTTGGGGAAGAGTTTGTAAATGTGGTTATTGAAGGCGATACTTTTGATGATGCTTACAATGCTTCAATTATAGAATGCGAAGCAAAAAGTAAAACTTTTATTCATCCTTTTAATGATGAAAAAGTTATTGAAGGACAAGCTACAGTTGGTTTAGAAATTTTAAATCAGACTGATAAAAAAATAGATTATGTCTTTGTTCCAGTTGGTGGCGGAGGTTTGTCATCTGGTTTATCATCTGTTTTTAAGTATTTATCTCCAGAAACAAAAATAATTGGTGTAGAGCCAGAAGGAGCACCTTCTATGTTAACATCAATCAGAAATAAAAAAAATACAGCTTTAGAAAAAATTAATGCCTTTGTAGATGGAGCAGCAGTTAAGAAAGTAGGAGATTTAAACTTTGCAATTTGTCAACAGAATTTGCACGATATGATTACGGTACCAGAAGGAAAAATCTGTCAGACAATTTTAGATTTGTACAACAAAGATGCAATTGTAGTGGAGCCTGCAGGTGCTTTAAGTATAGCGGCTTTAGATTATTTTGCAGATGAAATTAAAGGTAAAAACGTAGTTTGTGTTGTTAGTGGATCTAATAATGATATTACAAGAACTGCGGATATAAAAGAACGTGCATTATTGTATGCAAACTTAAAACACTATTTTATTGTAAAGTTTCCGCAAAGAGCTGGTGCGCTTAGAGATTTTGTTGTAAATATTTTAAATCCAACAGATGATATTACACATTTTGAATATACCAAAAAAGTAAATCGAGAAAATGATGTTGCGGTAGTTGGGTTAGAATTAAAATCGCCAAAAGACTTAGAACCCTTAATAACAAAAATGAAAAAACATAATTTTTTTGGTGAATATCTTAACGATAAACCCAATTTATTTGAGTTTTTAGTTTAAAAAAAAGCAACTCAATCGAGTTGCTTTTTTGTTTTTCTTAACAAAACGTTAAGTTAAATTTTCGCATATTTGTAAACTATGCGAATTTATCCAATAGAAACAGGTAATTTTAAGTTAGATGGTGGTGCAATGTTTGGCGTTGTTCCAAAATCTATTTGGCAAAGAACCAATCCTGCTGATGCTAATAATATGATTGATATGAGTATGCGTTGCATGCTTATTGAAGATGGAAATAGACTTACGTTAGTAGATACTGGAATGGGAAACAAGCAATCTGAAAAGTTTTTTGGATATTATTTTATGTTTGGAGACTTTACTCTAGATGCTTCCTTGGCAAAACACGGTTTTCATAGAGATGATATTACTGATGTTTTTTTAACACACTTACATTTTGATCATTGTGGAGGTTCAATACAATTCAACAAAGACAAAACAGGCTACGAGCCAGCATTTAAAAACGCAAAATTTTGGTCTAATGATCGTCATTGGAATTGGGCAGTAGAACCAAACCCACGTGAAAAAGCGTCTTTCTTAAAAGAAAATATTTTACCTATTGAAGAAAGTGGTCAATTAAACTTTGTACATAGAAACACTAAAGATCAAGTTGGTTTTGATGTGCTTTTTATGGATGGACACACCGAAAAACAAATGCTTCCGAAGATTCAATACCAAGGAAAAACAATTGTTTTTATGGCAGATTTATTACCAACAGTTGGTCATATTCCTTTGCCATACGTAATGGGTTACGATACACGTCCGTTATTAACGATTAAAGAAAAAGCAGATTTTTTAAATGAAGCTGCAGATAGAGATTACTTTCTGTTTTTAGAACACGACGCTTACAATGAAATTTGTACAGTACAACATACCGAAAAAGGAGTTCGATTAAAAGAGAGTCATAAATTTACAGATATTTTCAACTAAAAATTATATAAATACCTACATTAAATTAAGAATATACATATGAGAATTTTAAAACCAATTTTTTATACAGCAATTGCTGCTGTTGCTTTTACTAGTTGTAAAACAGTTAGTAATTTAACTAATGTTGCAGTTCCAACAGGAATGGAAAATGCAGTATTAATTTCAGCAAAAAAAGCAAAATTAACAGATTCAGAAAAAGATAATTGGCAACATTTAGATTTAGCTACTGATACTATTCCTGGTATGAGTGTAGATAAAGCGTATACCTTTTTAGCAGGTAAAAAAGGTGTTGAGGTTGTTGTTGGAGTTGTAGATTCTGGTACAGATTTAAAACATGAAGATTTAAAAGATGTTGCTTGGGTAAACAAAGGAGAAATTGCAGGTAATGGAAAAGATGATGATAACAATGGTTATGTAGATGACATAAACGGTTGGAACTTTTTAGGTGATACATATAAAGAACATTTAGAATATGAACGTATTTTAATGAATCCTTCTATTGCTGATGCGGCGACACTTGCTGAAGTAAAAGCATTTCAAAAAACAAAAGTTGACGGAGCTAAAGCAAATAAATCACGTTATACTGAAATATTAGCAGGAGTAACCATGGCTGATGATGCTTTAACTAAACATTTTGGAAAAGCTGATTATACAAAAGAACAAGTTTTAGCGCTTACACCAACTGACGAAACTTTAAAAATGGCTGTTGCAGGAGCAAAACAGATGTATGGTTTTGGTTTACCGTCTTTATCAGAAGCAAGAAAAGAATTAACTAAGTTAGTTGATACTGCGGATAAAACTATCAAAGGAGATAATCTTAAAACAGATTATAGAACTCCAGTTGGTGATAATGCGTATGACATTAAAGATAAACCAGGTTATGGAAATGGTAACTCTGGTCATTCAGAAAAAGGAGAAGCACACGGTTCTCACGTTTCAGGTATTATTGGAGCAACTCGTAACAATAGTGTTGGTATGAATGGTGTTGCAGATAATGTAAAAATTATGGCAGTTCGTTCAGTTTCTGATGGAGATGAATACGATAAAGATGTTGCATTAGGAATTAGATATGCAGTAGATAATGGAGCAAAAGTTATCAATACTAGTTTCGGTAAAGCATTTTCACCAAATAAAGAATGGGTTTATGATGCAATTAAATACGCTGCTTCTAAAGATGTATTAATTGTAAATGCAGCAGGAAACGATGGTAAAAACATCGATGTTGAAAAAACATTTCCTAATGATGCACCAGATTTATTAAACGAAGTTTCTAATAACTTTTTAACTGTTGGTGCAATGAGCGCTAATTATGATGAAAACTTACCAGCAAGTTTTTCTAACTACGGTAAAATAAATGTAGATGTTTTTGCTCCTGGAGTTCAAGTACATTCTACTACACCAGAAGGTGAATATAAAAAATTCAGTGGAACCTCAATGGCTTCACCAGCAACTGCAGGTGTTGCAGCTTTAGTTCGTTCTTACTACCCACAATTATCAGCAAGTCAGGTGAAGCGTATCTTAATGAATTCTGGAACTAAAATTGATTTAGAAGTTTTACAACCAGGTTCAAGAAGTAGAGAAAATCCTAAAGGGAAATTAGTTCCTTTTTCTACATTATCAGTTTCTGGACGTGTTGTAAATGCGTACAATGCCTTAGTAATGGCAGACCAAATGGTAAATGGAAAATAATAAAACAGTCGCAGGCTGATTTTTTAAATAAAACGTCATTGTGCACTGAAAAAATTCAGCAAACAATGACGTTTTTTCTAACATAAATTTATAAAAATGAAAAAAACACTTTTCTTCGGATTAACATTATCAGTAATGATTTCTTGTGTTTCAGTAAAAACAAAAGTTAATACAGAAACAACTCAACAACCATCAGTAAAAACCTCAACTGTTACTACAACTACTTCAAAAAGTGATGCTTATTGGCAACAACATGTAGATTATACTATGGATATTGATATGAATGTAAACAACTATCAATATAAAGGAAAACAAGAGTTGGTTTACACCAATAATTCTCCTGATGCGTTAAATAAAGTCTTTTATCACTTGTACTTTAATGCGTTTCAGCCAGGTTCTCAAATGGATGTTCGTTCTAGAAACATAAAAGATCCAAGTAAAAAAATTGGGGATAGAATAAGTAAATTAAGTCCTTCTGAAATTGGATACATTAAAGTAAACACCCTTTCTCAAAATGGAACTTCAGTAGAGCACCAAACTGTTGGTACAATTTTAGAAGTAACTTTAAACACACCAATTCAACCAGGAGAAAGTGCAACCTTTTCTATGAATTTTGATGCGCAAGTACCAGTTCAAATTAGACGTTCTGGGCGTAATAGTAGTGAAGGCGTTGCTTTATCTATGAGCCAATGGTATCCTAAAATGGCAGAATACGATTTTGAAGGTTGGCATACACCACCTTATATTGCTCGTGAATTTCACGGAGTTTGGGGAAATTTTGATGTAACACTTCATATTGATAAAAATTATGTAGTTGGAGGAAGTGGATATTTACAAAACCCACAAGAAGTTGGTCATGGTTATGAAGACAAAAACAAGTCTTTAAATCTTCCTTCAGGAGAAAAATTAACATGGAATTTTAAAGCACCAAACGTGCACGATTTTACATGGGCAGCAGATCCAGAATATATTCACGATACTTTTAAAATGAATAATGGAATCGATTTACACTTTTTATACAAGAAAACTTTAGAAGCAAAGTATTTAGAAAATTGGAAAAATTTACAACCTAAAACGGCTGAATTAATGACATATTTCAGTGAAAATGTTGGTCAATATCCGTACAAGCAATATTCAGTTATACAAGGTGGAGATGGTGGAATGGAATATGCAATGTCTACATTAATTACTGGAGAACGTTCTTTTGGAAGTTTATTAGGAGTAACATCTCATGAATTGGCACATACATGGTTTCAATTTTTGTTAGCAACAAATGAAAGTTTACATCCTTGGATGGATGAAGGTTTTACAACTCATATTTCTAACAAAGCAATGAATAAAGTTAGTGGTAGAAATATAGAAAATCCTCAAGTAGGTTCTTATAGACATTATTTTGGTATTGTTGCAAACAATATTGAAGAATCAATGAGTACTCATGCAGATAGATATAACACAAATGCGGCTTATAGTATGGCAAGTTACTCTAAAGGAAATCTTTTCTTAAGCCAATTAGAATATGTTATTGGGAAAGAAAATGTAGCAAAAGGATTAAAAAAATACTTTACTGACTTTTCTTTTAAACACCCAATTCCAAATGATATTAAAAGAAGTATGGAAAAAGTTTCTGGAATTCATTTAGATTGGTATTTAAACGAATGGACGCAAACAACGCATACAATTGATTATGGTGTTAAAGCTGTTGAAGGAAACAAAATAACTTTGGAACGAATTGGTAAAATGCCAATGCCAATAGATGTTTCTGTAACGTATGCAGATGGTTCTTCGGAAGAGTTTAATATTCCATTAAGAATTATGAGAGGTCAAAAACCAACAGCCGCAACAGTTTTAAAAGACTGGACTTGGGCACATCCAACGTATAGTTTTACTACTTCTAAAACAGTAAAATCTGTTGAAATTGACAAGTCTAAATTAATGGCTGACGTTAAAATGGATAACAATACTTTTGGAAAGTAATTACTAACTTATAACTCAAAAAAAATAAGCGAAGTGAAAACTTCGCTTATTTTTTTATCTCAACTTTGTCAATCAAGTTGTCTATTTTTTCCTTCGGAATAAAGCCTTTTAGCATTAAAATAGCTCCAAAAACGATGAGCATTATTCCCATTCCGCGTTTTATTCTATAAATAACTAAAGGTGTCATTTTATCTCTAAGTTGTTTTGCTAGTAGTATTTTACCTAAGTCTGTAACTGCATAACCTAAAATAACTATAACAAAATACCAAAAAATTGAAACTGGATTCATGTCTAAAGTTGGGCCAACAATAACCATTATTCCAAGCCAACCTGCTAAAACACCAATATTAATAAAGTTTAAGAAAAATCCTTTTATCAGTAATTTAAAATAGTTGTTTTCTTCCGGTACTTTTACTTCGGTTTCATCAGCTTCCTTTTTGTTGCTCTTGTCCAAGTACGTTATTAGTCCGTAAACAACTAATACCAAACCGCCAATTAAGAATAATCTTGGATCGTCTTTTATTTTCTCTAATAAACTTCTACTTCCAAAATATGCAATTGATATAAAAGTAATGTCGCCTAAAATTACTCCTAAATCAAATGCAAAAGCAGCTCTAGCACCTTTTAAAATACTGGTTTTAATCAGCATAAAAAATACAGGGCCAATCATAAAAGCCATAAAGACTCCTACAAAAAAAGCATTTTTAAAATCGTAAATATCCATAGAAAATAATCAAAGAGAATCCAAATATACAATTTATAAAACTCAGATTTTTACTTACACATTAACCGTTTACTGCTACTGAAAACTGCAAACTGAATTATACATCATCAAAATCTACTACAATTTTTGGAGTAGTTGGGTGTGCTTGACAAGTAAGAATAAAACCTTCTTCAACTTCTGAATCCGTTAAAATTGAATTTTTAGTCATTACGGCTTTTCCTTCTGTAACTTTTCCTAAACAAGAACTACAAACACCACCTTGACAAGAATACGGAGCATCCACTTTATTACGTAAACTTGCTGCTAAAATATCATCGGTTTGTTTCATAGTGAAGGTAGTTTCTTCATCATCTAGCAAAATAGTAACGGTAGTTTCTCCATCTTTA of the Tenacibaculum todarodis genome contains:
- a CDS encoding S8 family peptidase encodes the protein MRILKPIFYTAIAAVAFTSCKTVSNLTNVAVPTGMENAVLISAKKAKLTDSEKDNWQHLDLATDTIPGMSVDKAYTFLAGKKGVEVVVGVVDSGTDLKHEDLKDVAWVNKGEIAGNGKDDDNNGYVDDINGWNFLGDTYKEHLEYERILMNPSIADAATLAEVKAFQKTKVDGAKANKSRYTEILAGVTMADDALTKHFGKADYTKEQVLALTPTDETLKMAVAGAKQMYGFGLPSLSEARKELTKLVDTADKTIKGDNLKTDYRTPVGDNAYDIKDKPGYGNGNSGHSEKGEAHGSHVSGIIGATRNNSVGMNGVADNVKIMAVRSVSDGDEYDKDVALGIRYAVDNGAKVINTSFGKAFSPNKEWVYDAIKYAASKDVLIVNAAGNDGKNIDVEKTFPNDAPDLLNEVSNNFLTVGAMSANYDENLPASFSNYGKINVDVFAPGVQVHSTTPEGEYKKFSGTSMASPATAGVAALVRSYYPQLSASQVKRILMNSGTKIDLEVLQPGSRSRENPKGKLVPFSTLSVSGRVVNAYNALVMADQMVNGK
- the ilvN gene encoding acetolactate synthase small subunit, which codes for MSTEKQLYTISVYTENNIGLLNRISAIFQRRHINIESLNISPSEIDNVSRFTIVVNMIEVDVKKIIGQIEKQVEVIKAYYHTLDQVIYQISGLFKVKSELLFEEPQIQNIIKNSHARIVTVNTDFFVLEKSGKKEEIAELHEQLSVYGIMQYTRSGLIAVTKDEMRISELLETYNN
- the ilvA gene encoding threonine ammonia-lyase IlvA; protein product: METKTTFFPSIKNIEAASLKLKDVASITPLTQNLQNSKKFDANILFKREDLQVVRSYKIRGAYNKIASLTAEEKANGIVCASAGNHAQGVALSCKLLQIKGTIYMPLPTPNQKIEQVKMFGEEFVNVVIEGDTFDDAYNASIIECEAKSKTFIHPFNDEKVIEGQATVGLEILNQTDKKIDYVFVPVGGGGLSSGLSSVFKYLSPETKIIGVEPEGAPSMLTSIRNKKNTALEKINAFVDGAAVKKVGDLNFAICQQNLHDMITVPEGKICQTILDLYNKDAIVVEPAGALSIAALDYFADEIKGKNVVCVVSGSNNDITRTADIKERALLYANLKHYFIVKFPQRAGALRDFVVNILNPTDDITHFEYTKKVNRENDVAVVGLELKSPKDLEPLITKMKKHNFFGEYLNDKPNLFEFLV
- a CDS encoding LysE family translocator, whose product is MDIYDFKNAFFVGVFMAFMIGPVFFMLIKTSILKGARAAFAFDLGVILGDITFISIAYFGSRSLLEKIKDDPRLFLIGGLVLVVYGLITYLDKSNKKEADETEVKVPEENNYFKLLIKGFFLNFINIGVLAGWLGIMVIVGPTLDMNPVSIFWYFVIVILGYAVTDLGKILLAKQLRDKMTPLVIYRIKRGMGIMLIVFGAILMLKGFIPKEKIDNLIDKVEIKK
- the ilvC gene encoding ketol-acid reductoisomerase, which produces MSNYFNTLTLREKLEQLGKCRFMDASEFEDGVAALKGKKIVIVGCGAQGLNQGLNMRDSGLDISYTLRQAAISEKRQSYINATSNNFTVGTYEELLPTADVVINLAPDKQHTNVVNAVMPLMKKGATLSYSHGFNIVEEGMQIREDLTVIMVAPKCPGSEVREEYKRGFGVPTLTAVHPENDPEGKGWAQAKAYAVATGGNRAGVLESSFVAEVKSDLMGEQTILCGLLQTGAILSFDKMVEEGIEPGYAAKLIQYGWETVTEALKHGGITNMMDRLSNPAKVEAFRLSEELKDIMRPLFQKHMDDIMTGHFSKTMMEDWANDDINLLTWRAATGETAFEKQVITSDEIPEQEYFDHGTLLVAFVRSGVELAFEAMTDSGIIDASAYYESLHETPLIANTIARMKLAEMNRVISDTAEYGCYLFDHACKPLLTDFMKDVKTNVIGKSFSSENGVDNQELIRINAIIRNHPVEIVGAKLRASMTAMKVIKTEA
- a CDS encoding M1 family metallopeptidase, encoding MKKTLFFGLTLSVMISCVSVKTKVNTETTQQPSVKTSTVTTTTSKSDAYWQQHVDYTMDIDMNVNNYQYKGKQELVYTNNSPDALNKVFYHLYFNAFQPGSQMDVRSRNIKDPSKKIGDRISKLSPSEIGYIKVNTLSQNGTSVEHQTVGTILEVTLNTPIQPGESATFSMNFDAQVPVQIRRSGRNSSEGVALSMSQWYPKMAEYDFEGWHTPPYIAREFHGVWGNFDVTLHIDKNYVVGGSGYLQNPQEVGHGYEDKNKSLNLPSGEKLTWNFKAPNVHDFTWAADPEYIHDTFKMNNGIDLHFLYKKTLEAKYLENWKNLQPKTAELMTYFSENVGQYPYKQYSVIQGGDGGMEYAMSTLITGERSFGSLLGVTSHELAHTWFQFLLATNESLHPWMDEGFTTHISNKAMNKVSGRNIENPQVGSYRHYFGIVANNIEESMSTHADRYNTNAAYSMASYSKGNLFLSQLEYVIGKENVAKGLKKYFTDFSFKHPIPNDIKRSMEKVSGIHLDWYLNEWTQTTHTIDYGVKAVEGNKITLERIGKMPMPIDVSVTYADGSSEEFNIPLRIMRGQKPTAATVLKDWTWAHPTYSFTTSKTVKSVEIDKSKLMADVKMDNNTFGK
- a CDS encoding MBL fold metallo-hydrolase, yielding MRIYPIETGNFKLDGGAMFGVVPKSIWQRTNPADANNMIDMSMRCMLIEDGNRLTLVDTGMGNKQSEKFFGYYFMFGDFTLDASLAKHGFHRDDITDVFLTHLHFDHCGGSIQFNKDKTGYEPAFKNAKFWSNDRHWNWAVEPNPREKASFLKENILPIEESGQLNFVHRNTKDQVGFDVLFMDGHTEKQMLPKIQYQGKTIVFMADLLPTVGHIPLPYVMGYDTRPLLTIKEKADFLNEAADRDYFLFLEHDAYNEICTVQHTEKGVRLKESHKFTDIFN